Proteins encoded together in one Chelonoidis abingdonii isolate Lonesome George chromosome 1, CheloAbing_2.0, whole genome shotgun sequence window:
- the CYBB gene encoding NADPH oxidase 2 isoform X3 yields the protein MVAWMIALHTAIHTIAHLFNVERCVDGRVEAKGTIQAALSDLGDKTGETYLNFVRKKIPNPEGGLYVAFTYLAGLSGVIITLALILIITSSTKTIRRSYFEVFWYTHHLFVIFFIGLVIHGAGRIVRGQTDESLKEHNPHICEKNFTQWGKIGSCPIPQFAGNPPMTWKWVVVPMILYFFERLVRFWRSQQKVVITKVVNHPFKTFELQMMKKGFKMEVGQYIFVQCPTVSHLEWHPFTLTSAPEEDYFSIHIRIVGDWTEGVSKACGCDKQEFQEAWKLPKILVDGPFGTASEDVFSYETVMLVGAGIGVTPFASVLKSVWYKYCNDATNLRLKKIYFYWLCRDTHAFEWFADLLQSLENQMQERDNAQFLSYNIYLTGWDESQATHFTVHHDEEKDVITGLKQKTLYGRPNWENEFKTIASQHSSSRVGVFLCGPEALAETLNKQCINNSDADPRGVHFIFNKENF from the exons ATGGTGGCTTGGATGATTGCCCTTCATACTG CCATACACACCATTGCACATTTATTTAACGTAGAGAGGTGTGTGGATGGACGTGTTGAAGCAAAAGGAACTATTCAAGCTGCTCTCTCTGATCTTGGTGACAAGACAGGAGAAACCTACCTGAATTTTGTCCGAAAAAAAATCCCG AACCCAGAAGGTGGCCTATACGTAGCTTTCACATACTTGGCAGGTCTCAGTGGTGTCATCATTACATTGGCCCTTATATTAATCATCACATCATCCACTAAAACCATTCGAAGGTCCTATTTTGAAGTATTTTGGTACACACACCATCTCTTTGTCATCTTCTTTATTGGACTTGTCATTCATGGAGCTGG ccGTATTGTACGTGGACAGACAGATGAGAGCTTGAAAGAGCATAATCCACATATATGTGAAAAGAACTTCACTCAGTGGGGAAAAATAGGGTCATGTCCTATCCCTCAGTTTGCTGGAAATCCTCCTATG ACATGGAAGTGGGTAGTGGTTCCTATGATTTTGTACTTCTTTGAGAGGTTGGTGCGATTTTGGCGATCACAGCAGAAGGTTGTAATCACAAAG GTGGTCAATCATCCCTTCAAAACGTTTGAGCTCCAGATGATGAAAAAGGGATTCAAGATGGAAGTTGGCCAGTACATTTTTGTCCAGTGTCCCACAGTGTCTCATCTGGAGTGGCACCCTTTCACACTGACTTCTGCCCCGGAAGAGGATTACTTCAGCATTCACATCCGTATTGTAGGAGACTGGACAGAGGGCGTGTCCAAAGCCTGTGGATGTGACAAACAAGAATTTCAAGAAGCATGGAAATTGCCAAA GATACTTGTGGATGGCCCATTTGGCACAGCTAGTGAAGATGTATTCAGTTATGAAACTGTGATGCTGGTTGGAGCTGGAATAGGGGTCACCCCATTTGCATCTGTACTCAAGTCTGTCTGGTACAAATACTGCAATGATGCAACTAATCTGAGACTCAAGAAG ATCTATTTTTACTGGCTCTGCAGAGACACTCATGCCTTTGAATGGTTTGCTGACCTCTTGCAGTCCCTGGAGAATCAAATGCAGGAGAGGGACAATGCACAGTTTCTCAGTTACAACATCTACCTAACAGGCTGGGATGAATCTCAG GCCACTCATTTTACAGTACACCATGATGAAGAGAAAGATGTGATTACGGGTCTGAAACAGAAAACCTTGTATGGCAGACCCAACTGGGAAAATGAGTTCAAAACCATTGCAAGTCAGCACTCAAG TTCCAGAGTAGGCGTTTTCCTCTGTGGACCGGAAGCCCTGGCTGAAACACTCAATAAGCAGTGTATCAACAACTCGGATGCTGATCCACGAGGAGTACACTTCATTTTTAACAAGGAAAACTTTTAA